A genomic stretch from Thalassophryne amazonica chromosome 18, fThaAma1.1, whole genome shotgun sequence includes:
- the LOC117531507 gene encoding renalase-like, which produces MSTSRRESQSVDLGAQYITATPASASSHRSFYAELMHSGVLRPLEAQIEGLQQNDENKNYVSPQGMSAVVKHFLSQSGADVFFECHMTGLYSCGASWEVQRKNGDSKLFDTIVLTMPVPQILQLQGDMGKLLTIQQRENLGSVVYSSCFALALFFSPETILSFPWAARYVTHNDCIRYIAVDLCRGNADASTWGPSLVVHTSVQFGLEHLEWDKDKVKPIIMQELHKVLPGLPQPVSIKCHKWRYSQVLTSFPDCPGHMTVCEKPLLICGGDAFIHSNFDGCIESALKMTDVLVAALS; this is translated from the exons ATGTCCACCAGTCGTCGAGAGTCTCAGTCGGTTGACCTCGGAGCTCAGTACATCACTGCCACTCCAGCATCCGCCAGCTCACACCGCAG TTTCTATGCAGAACTGATGCATTCAGGTGTCCTGCGGCCTCTGGAAGCTCAGATTGAAGGTCTGCAGCAGAACGATGAGAACAagaattatgtgagtccacaaggCATGTCTGCTGTCGTCAAACACTTCCTGTCCCAGTCAG gagctgatgtgttctttgaatgTCACATGACTGGCCTGTATAGCtgcggtgcatcatgggaagtgCAGAGGAAAAATGGAGACAGCAAGTTGTTTGACACCATCGTCCTGACAATGCCAGTTCCTCAAATCCTGCAGCTGCAAGGAGACATGGGAAAAT TGCTGACCATCCAGCAGAGGGAGAATTTGGGCAGTGTTGTGTATTCCTCCTGTTTCGCCCTCGCCCTGTTCTTCAGTCCAGAGACCATCCTTAGTTTTCCCTGGGCGGCTCGCTACGTGACACACAACGACTGCATCCGCTACATCGCCGTGGACCTTTGCAGAGGCAATGCAG ATGCTTCCACTTGGGGTCCATCCCTGGTTGTCCAcaccagtgtccagtttggactGGAACACCTTGAGTGGGACAAGGACAAAGTGAAACCAATCATCATGCAAGAACTTCACAAAGTTCTTCCTGGTCTTCCTCAGCCAGTCAGCATCAAGTGTCACAAGTGGAGGTATTCCCAG GTGCTGACCTCATTTCCTGACTGTCCGGGTCACATGACTGTGTGTGAGAAGCCGCTGCTCATCTGCGGTGGCGATGCCTTCATCCACTCCAACTTTGACGGCTGCATTGAATCAGCGCTGAAAATGACGGACGTGCTAGTTGCTGCATTAAGCTAG